A window from Alloyangia pacifica encodes these proteins:
- a CDS encoding zinc-dependent alcohol dehydrogenase family protein has translation MKQVTNKAPGGLENLVTSDTAEPSAPAAGEITVRLRASSLNYHDYRVCAVEGALPDGRIPMADGAGEIEAVGAGVEGFAAGDAVVSCFFPDWQTGDDRPSDFSTTPGDGRDGYARERVTLPASWFTPAPAGWSHEEASTITTAGLTAWRALVVDAGIKAGDTVAVLGTGGVSIYALQLAKAMGATVIATSSSDAKLERLRALGADHVINYRTTPEWGEEMRRLTGGRGVDIVVEVGGPATLAQSIVAGRPGAHIALIGVLTGRSGEIPTALLMARQQRLQGLIVGSRQHQLDFVKALEALNLRPVIDRSFALADLAEAFRYQESGAHFGKICVTM, from the coding sequence ATGAAACAGGTGACAAACAAAGCGCCGGGCGGTCTCGAGAATCTCGTCACGAGCGACACCGCGGAGCCTTCGGCTCCGGCGGCCGGTGAAATTACCGTGCGCCTGCGCGCCAGTTCGCTGAACTACCACGACTACCGGGTCTGCGCCGTCGAGGGCGCGCTGCCTGACGGTCGGATCCCGATGGCCGATGGCGCGGGCGAGATAGAGGCGGTCGGCGCAGGTGTCGAGGGCTTCGCAGCCGGCGATGCTGTGGTGTCCTGCTTCTTCCCCGACTGGCAGACCGGCGACGATCGCCCTAGCGATTTCTCGACCACGCCGGGTGACGGGCGCGACGGCTACGCCCGTGAGCGGGTCACGCTGCCCGCCTCCTGGTTCACCCCTGCGCCCGCGGGCTGGAGCCACGAGGAGGCATCGACGATCACCACCGCCGGGCTGACCGCCTGGCGCGCGCTGGTGGTCGATGCGGGGATCAAGGCAGGCGATACGGTCGCGGTGCTGGGAACCGGCGGCGTGTCGATCTACGCGCTTCAGCTTGCCAAGGCGATGGGTGCAACGGTGATTGCGACCTCGTCGTCCGACGCCAAGCTCGAGCGCCTGCGCGCGCTCGGGGCGGACCACGTGATCAACTACCGCACCACGCCCGAATGGGGCGAGGAGATGCGCCGCCTCACCGGCGGGCGCGGCGTTGACATCGTGGTCGAGGTTGGCGGTCCGGCGACGCTGGCACAATCCATCGTTGCGGGGCGCCCGGGGGCACATATCGCACTGATCGGCGTGCTCACCGGGCGCTCCGGCGAAATTCCCACGGCATTGTTGATGGCGCGCCAGCAGCGGCTTCAGGGACTGATCGTCGGCTCGCGCCAGCACCAGCTCGACTTCGTCAAGGCGCTCGAGGCGCTGAACCTCCGCCCAGTGATCGACCGCAGTTTCGCGCTGGCCGATCTCGCCGAGGCCTTCCGCTACCAGGAAAGCGGCGCGCATTTCGGCAAGATCTGTGTGACCATGTGA